A genome region from Triticum aestivum cultivar Chinese Spring chromosome 2B, IWGSC CS RefSeq v2.1, whole genome shotgun sequence includes the following:
- the LOC123039939 gene encoding cytochrome P450 709B2, with protein MAANVVQALAAVLTLLVITRALWYLLWRPYAVARWFEQQGIRGPPYKFLVGSLPDCQRMLVAGRVKDLDTSSHDCITTVQPFFRKWASLYGKTFLYWLGPTPALCTTDIEIVKKVLSDRTDMFQKDYLNPSLEAILGNGVIFANGDDWKRRRKFIHPAFSQEKIKSMSAITLECTQQMMEQWRTQMQESNMQQAEIDMRYDSDDIAMRVIARVMLGKNYREAWEVFMAGREQLKLAAYAFADPPVPGFRYLPTRRNRRTWQLDKLVRSKITEIIKARLASSVYGDDLLGQMLWLQRSGAGANAETLSTEEMVGECRTFFMAGYETSANLITWAMFLLASHPRWQEMVRDEVVQEFPAHKPPLGDGLGKLKLLNMLLWETLRLYGPISFLQRKTASDTILTHVKVPKGTMITIPLVMLHRDKEVWGPDADEFNPMRFQNGFARAAKHSHALLAFSYGPRVCVGQNFAMVEVQIVIATMLKSFSFSLSPTYVHKPSNFVTLTPKYGLPLIVRNLQLTR; from the exons ATGGCGGCTAACGTAGTGCAAGCCCTGGCCGCTGTCCTCACACTGCTGGTGATCACAAGAGCGCTATGGTATCTGCTTTGGAGGCCATACGCTGTGGCCAGGTGGTTCGAGCAGCAGGGCATCAGAGGTCCGCCTTACAAATTCCTGGTTGGGTCCCTGCCCGACTGCCAAAGGATGCTCGTTGCCGGGAGAGTCAAGGATCTGGACACGAGCTCCCACGACTGCATCACCACCGTGCAACCCTTCTTCCGGAAATGGGCCTCACTGTATG GAAAAACATTCCTGTACTGGTTGGGACCGACACCAGCACTGTGTACTACAGACATAGAAATAGTGAAGAAAGTGTTAAGCGACAGGACAGACATGTTCCAAAAAGATTACTTGAATCCCAGTTTGGAAGCAATTCTAGGGAACGGGGTAATATTTGCAAACGGAGACGACTGGAAGCGGCGGCGCAAATTCATCCACCCGGCTTTCAGCCAAGAGAAGATCAAG TCCATGTCAGCAATAACGTTGGAGTGCACACAGCAGATGATGGAACAGTGGCGCACTCAAATGCAGGAGAGCAACATGCAGCAAGCCGAGATCGACATGAGGTACGACTCCGATGACATAGCAATGCGTGTCATAGCACGAGTGATGCTGGGCAAGAACTACAGGGAGGCCTGGGAAGTGTTCATGGCAGGAAGGGAGCAACTGAAGCTCGCCGCGTATGCATTTGCGGATCCTCCAGTACCTGGATTCAG GTACCTGCCGACACGTCGCAACCGTCGGACCTGGCAACTCGACAAGCTTGTGAGAAGCAAGATTACAGAGATCATAAAGGCGCGGCTTGCTAGCAGTGTCTATGGAGACGACCTGCTCGGGCAGATGTTGTGGCTGCAGAGGTCGGGTGCTGGCGCCAACGCCGAGACCCTGAGCACGGAGGAGATGGTCGGCGAGTGCAGGACCTTCTTCATGGCTGGGTACGAAACCAGCGCCAACCTCATTACCTGGGCCATGTTCCTGCTCGCCAGCCACCCACGGTGGCAGGAGATGGTCAGGGACGAGGTCGTCCAGGAGTTTCCTGCTCACAAGCCACCCTTAGGTGACGGCCTCGGCAAATTGAAGCTG CTCAACATGTTACTCTGGGAGACATTGAGGCTCTATGGCCCCATATCATTCCTGCAGAGGAAGACAGCCTCAGACACAATCCTCACACATGTGAAGGTGCCGAAAGGAACGATGATAACGATACCTCTGGTGATGTTGCACCGGGACAAAGAGGTCTGGGGACCCGACGCCGACGAGTTTAACCCAATGAGGTTCCAGAATGGCTTCGCGAGAGCCGCCAAGCATTCACATGCACTGCTGGCCTTCTCGTATGGGCCTAGGGTCTGTGTCGGGCAGAACTTTGCCATGGTGGAGGTGCAGATCGTCATAGCGACGATGCtcaaaagtttctccttctccCTGTCCCCCACTTATGTGCACAAGCCGAGCAATTTCGTCACATTGACGCCCAAGTACGGGCTCCCTCTCATCGTGAGGAACCTGCAGCTGACTAGGTGA